A region of the Mycoplasma capricolum subsp. capricolum ATCC 27343 genome:
AATGAAATGAGATGAAATTAAAACTATCTTTATTGATTTAAAAAATAAAAATAAATTATCAGAATATAACATAATTGATCAAAAACAATTAAAAGAAAAATACTTAACAATTAATAATAAACTTGATGAAGATTTAATTAACAAAGCAAAAGATCTTTTCAATGATGATTTTATGATAGGTGATTAAAATGCCAGAAAGTATATTTAATGAAATTGTAGAATCAATTAGAACTAATGAAGGATTAACTAAAAAAACTTCAGAAAGATTATTAGTAAATTTGTTACTAAATAAAGATAAACTTGATGAATTTATTAATCAATTAAACAAAGTTAATCAATTAATTTCAACTTGTAAAATATGTGGGTATTTAAGTGAGAATAATAAATGTTTAGTATGTAGTTTAGATAATAGAAATCAAAATACAATTTGTATAGTTTCAACAATTTTAGATGCAAAAAACATAGAAAATGCTAATAAATACAAAGGAGTTTATCATATTTTAAATGGTGAGATTAATCTAAATAAAAACATTACATTTGATAAATTAAATATTAGTTCTATTTTTAAAAGAATTAATGATGATACTGAAATTATTTTAGCTTTAAATTCTACTTTTGAAGGTGAGTTAACTGCTAATTATTTATACAAATTACTAAGTACTAAAAACATTAAAATTACAAGATTAGCTAAAGGAATACCAATGGGAGCTAGTTTAGATTATATGGATGAATTCACTTTACAAAGTGCATTTATTAATAGAAAAAAATATGGAGAATAATAATGTTTATTACATTTGAAGGAATGGATGGTAGTGGAAAAACTACTGCTTTATTAAAAGTAAAAGAAGAACTAGAAAGGCTAAATTATAAAGTTTTAATTACAAGAGAACCTGGTGGAGAAGTTATTGCTGAACAAATTAGGCAAATTATTTTAGATAATAAAAATAAAGATATGGATGCTTGAACTGAGGCTTTACTTTTTATAGCTTCAAGAAATCAACATTTACAAAAAGTAATAAAGCCAGCTTTAGAAAAAAATATTATTGTTATTTCAGATCGCTTTATTGATTCAACTAGTGCTTATCAAGGAAGTGCTAGAAATATTGGTGTTGATGTAGTTAGTGAAGTTCAACAAATTGTTTTAAAAAATTGTTTACCTGATCTAACATTATTTTTTGATGTTTCTTTTAGTGAAGCTGAAAAAAGAATGCAAATAAGAGGAGAAAGCTCAAAAAACAGACTAGATAAAGAAGAAAATAACTTTAAACAAAAAGTTTATCAAGGATATTTAGAGCTAGTTAAAAATAATCCAAAGCGTATTAAAGTAATTGACGCTAATAAAGATATTGATCAAGTTTATAATCAAGCTATAAAAATAATTTTAGAAAAACTTAAAGAAAATGAAAAAAGAACAAGTAATTAGTAGATTAAAAAAACTAATTGATAATAACAAATTGTTTTCTAATATTATTTTAAATTGTAAAAATGAACAAATTAGTTTAGATGTAGTTGAGCAAATTATTTATTATGCTTTTAGTAAAAATTTAGAAAATATTGATTTTGATAAACTAAAAGAACAAATTAAAAACAATACACATATTGATATATTAACAATTGGAAATAATAATTTAGTAATAACAAATCAAGAAGTTTTAAATTTAATTAATAAAATGTCACTATCAGCAATAGGAAAGCAAAATATTAAGTTTTTTATAATTAAAAATGCTCAAAATCTTAAACAAAGTGCTGCTAATTCTTTGTTAAAATTTTTAGAAGAACCACCTATTAATACTTATGGAATTTTATTAACTAATAATTATAGTGAAATTATTAATACTATTTGATCGCGTTGTCAGTTAATTAATATAGATAATGAAACTAAAATAGATAATAAACTTAATAGATTTGAAGAATTATTAATATCTAAAAATAAAGATGAAATTTTGTTATTTAATAAAGAAATGAAAGCTATGAATAAAAATGAGTTAGTTAAAATGATTGATGATGCATATAATAGAACTATTATTTATCAATTTACTAATTTAATTAGTTGTACTTTGGAATTATTAGATGATCTAAAATTTTTACCACTTACAAATATAGCTATAGATAATTATTTAATTAGAATTGTAGAACAAATTTAATGAAAGTTTTAAATGATTTATTAGGATATAAAAATAGAAAATTATATCAAGATAATAAGATGTTTAATTTTACTTTAGATAGTGTATTAGTAGCTAGATTTTGTAATTTAAATAGTAAGAAAAAAAAGATTTGTGATTTTGGAACTAATAATGCTGTTATTCCTTTGATTTTATCTAAATATACAAAAGCAAAAATCATTGGAGTTGAAATTCAAAATAAAGCAGTTGAAATAGCAAATGAAAATATTAAGTTAAATGGCTTAGAAGATCAAATTGAAATTGTACATGCTGATATTAAAGAGTTTAGTAAATTACATAATCAAGAATTTGATTTAGTTGTATGTAATCCTCCCTTTTTTAAAATGGATGGTAATCCTAAACTAAAAGAAATTTCTTTAGAAGTTGCTAATGCTAGACATGAAATATTAATTACTTTAGAAGATATTATTAAAAGTGCTTCTAGATGTTTAAAAAATAAAGGTAATTTTACTATAGTTCATAGAAGTGAAAGACTAAGTGAAATTATTAATTTATTTTATAAATATAATATTTATCCAAAAAGATTAAGATTAATTCAATCTAAAAAAACAGATAATGCAAAAATGATTTTACTTGATGGAATATATCAAGGAAATGAAGGAATGGAGATATTGCCTACTTTAATTACACATAATGATGATGAAACTTATACTGATGAGTTATTAAAATACTTTCATGATTAATAATTATTTAAGTTTATAAGTATTATAATTCAAGTAGGAAGAATAACTATATGGATGCTAAAAAGGTAATATTTAAACTTGATCAATTAGCAAAAGAGCGTGGCACAACAATTGGAAATATTAGTAAAGTTATTTTAAATAATTTAGAACTTATTACTAATTTAACAATTTATAAAGTTGCTGATCTTTGTTTTGTTTCTCCCTCAACAATCACTAGAGTTTGTCAAAAATATTTAGATATTTCTGGATTTAGTGAATTACAAATTTTAATAAGAGTGTATTTAAATGAACAAGAAAAACAAGACAAAGATGAAAAAGAAGGTAAAAAAATTTCTAAATTTACTGAAATTAAAGATGCTATTAATGTTACTGATGCATTAATTGATATTGCTGAAGTTGACAAAATAGTTAGAACTCTTTATAGTACTAAAACTGTTGCTCTAATTTCTTATGATAATAGTGTTAAACATGCTGTTGCTGAACTTGCTGAAAAAATGAATTTAATTGGAATTCCACCTGTAATTATTAATCAACAAACTGATTTAGATTATTTTACAAAGATTTCTGATTTAAACTGATTATTTATTGTTATTTCACATTTTGCAGAAAACAGCACTACATTTCAATCAATTTTACAATTAAAAAAGAATGGTTCAAAAATAGCTTTAATTTCAATGAATAAGCAAAACAAATATTCTAGTGTTTGTGATTATTGAGTTAAATATGCTGTTAGTGATGATGATCCATTACAAAAAATTAAGCATTCTGCAAACTTTTCATTATTATATGTAGTTCAAGTTTTATTTAATAGAATTTTAAAAAATGATAAACAACGTTTTGAAAAAATAATTAAAACTTTAAAGATTGATTAATATTATGAATTTATTTAATATAGACACAAATAAAAAATATTTACTAGCAATATCAGGAGGACCTGATAGTGTTTTTTTATTGTGCAATATTGTTAAAATTATTGACTCTAAGAACTTAGTAGTTTGTCATGTTAACTATAACTTTAGATCTGATTCAATTAATGATCAAAAAATAGTAATTAATCTTTGTAAAAAATTTGATTTAAAACTAGAAATATTAAATATTAATAAAGATTATAGTTTATTAAAAGAAAACTTTGAATCTTGAGCAAGATTTCAACGTTATGATTTTTTTAATAAAATAGCTAAAAAGTATCAAATTTATAATTTGTTAGTTGCTCATAATTTTAATGATTTAATTGAAACTTACTTATTACAATTACAAAGAAATAATTTAGTTGATTATTATGGGTTAAAAACTGTTAGTCATTATAAAGATCTTGTAGTTTATAGACCTTTATTAGATATTAAAAAATCTGAAATTCTTGATTATTTAAAAACTAATCAAATTAGTTATGCTATTGATTCAACTAATACTGATATTAAATATCAAAGAAATAAAATTAGATCTATTATTGATGAATCTATTTTTATAGATATTAAAAATCAAATTGATATTGATAATAAGAAATTAGAGACAATAAAAAAAATAGTTAATAACTATTTAGAACATAATCTTACTAATAAAGAATTAATTTTAAATAAAGAACTTTTTTTATTAGAAAGTAATATTATTAAAAGAATTATTTATAAGTATTTTAAATTAATTAATAAAGAAAAATTATTAATTAATAGAAGTAATAAAACAATTAGTGAAGTTGCTAAAAGACTAGTTGAATCAAATAAAAGTTTTTGAAAAATTAATTTAAATGATCATAGTTTAATTAAAGATTATAAAAAACTATTTGTTATTAAAAATAGTTTATTAGAAGCTAAAACTATAATTATTAATAATTTAGATGATTTAGCTAATCAAACTAGCTTTAAAGATATTAAAGAAATTGAACAAATAATTGTAAGAGAAAAAAAATTTAGTTATGTGATTAGTAATGATTATGAAGCATATAAATCAATTACTACAATTAGAAATAAAAAAACTAATAGGTATTTTATTGATAGAAAAATTAGTTATAAAACAAGATTTTTAGCACCTGTTGTATATAACATTAAAGATAAAATTATTCTAAACAAAGTTAAAAAACACTATTAGTTTTTTGATTCTCTTATATGATTATGTTTTTGACATAAACTAATAATTTGTTCAATTATTTTTGATTGCTTAACAATAGTTTGACTGCAAGTACAAGGAACTTTTTTATGCATTTGTTCAAAAATTAAATCAGCATTTTGATATCAAGATTTATCTGAGTTATTTAAAAAATTACACATACTAGCAATACTTCCTACTAAATAGTCTGCATATCTAATTAAGGGATGAGAGATTGATTCAAATTGTACAACTTTAACTTGAATATCTTTAAAGTGTAAGTTTCAATAAAAATAAGTTTTTAAATAACCTTCTAAAGCTTCAAATTTTTGTTGCTTATTATTTTTGTTTTTTACACTAATTCTTCTTTGGTCTATATAAACTTTAATATTTAAAATATCTTTATTTTTTATTATCTTTTTTATAGATAAAGATTTGATAGTTCTTTCAATTAAGTTTTTTACCATCATATTATAAATAGCTTCAAGGTTAATTTGTTTACTGTATTTTGATTGTCAATCTTTTAAACTACTAATCATAGAAATATTAGTTTGATTATTAAATCTAATTTTTGATGATAATGCTTTTTTATTATTTAAAGATAAATTATTTCATTTAACTTCTTTTTTTAGCTCATAAGGTTTTAGATCAGTTTCAAAATTATTTCTATAATTTCTAATTGATTTTTCAGTTTTTAAAATATTAGATTTAATTTTAGATTCATAGACTTGAATATTTTGATAATCAGAATCATTTAAATAAAATCCACCTACAACAAAAAAATCAGAAATAGCATTTCCACTTTCATCAAGATAAAAATTAAGATAATAAGTCATAAAATCACCACTTTAAAAAAAGGAGGCATAGCCTCCTTCCAGCATAGGGGTGCCCGTACTTTACACTCTTAGTAGTGTATACGATTAAGATCTTCTTCAATCCCTACGTCTTACCACTATTATAATAACATAGAAAATATCATTTTCAAACTACATTGATAAAGCCTTAATTATTTAATTAGCAATATGATATTATTAAATATTATGGACATTAAATAGACTGGAGAAACAGATGAATAAAAAGAAGAGAAAATCTACAATTTGATTTTGAATAATTTTAATAGTAGGTTTTATAATTTTAATATCAGTTATTAGTATAACTTCTAGAGGAACTGCTCAAAATTTAACTATTGATCAACTTCATAGCCTGTTTAAAGAAAATAAAGCATTTAATAATGTTGTTTTACAACGTAATAATATTCAAGGTATTGATATAATCACTGGATGATATAACAATGGAAGTGGTTGAACTAAGTTTGTTGTTAATACTAATCCAAATGCCATTAATAGTTTTAATGTTTTAGATAAAGCTTTTAGTGATTTTATATGACGTTCTAATACTACTCGTTATACTGAGTCATCTTGATTCTCATTACTTTCATCATTATTACCAATGTTTATTTTAATTTTATTCTACATTGGTCTATTTTACTTTATGGCTAAAAGTGGAGCCGCTGGAGCTGGGGCTAGTGGTTTATTTGGTATGGGTAAAAATAAAGCACGTAGAGAAAAATCTAATGTTAAATTTAGTGATGTTGCTGGTATTGAAGAAGAAAAATCAGAATTAGTAGAACTAGTTGATTATTTAAAACAACCTGCAAAATATGCATCAGCTGGTGCTAGAGCTCCAAAAGGAGTTTTAATGGAAGGCCCACCTGGAACAGGTAAAACTTTACTAGCAAAAGCTGTAGCTGGTGAAGCTAATGTTTCTTTCTTTTCTATAGCTGGTTCTGAATTTGAAGAAATGTTTGTTGGAGTTGGTGCAAGTAGAGTTAGAGAAATGTTTAATGAAGCTAAAAAATCTGCTCCTGCAATTATTTTTATTGATGAAATTGATGCTGTTGGTAGAAAACGTAATTCAGCAATTGGTACAGGTACAAATGAACAAACTCTAAATCAATTATTAGTTGAATTAGATGGATTTGAAACTAATTCAGGAATTATTGTAATGGCTGCAACTAACCGTGTTGATGTATTAGACCCTGCTTTATTAAGACCAGGTCGTTTTGATAGAGTTATTCAAGTTTCTCTACCAGATATTAAAGAACGTGAACAAATTTTAAAATTACATGCAAGAAATAAAAAAATTGATCCATCAATTGATTGACATAGAATTGCTGAAAGAACTCCAGGATTTTCAGGTGCACAACTTGAAAATGTTTTAAATGAAGCTGCTATATTAATGGTTAGAGAAGGTAAAACTGTAATTGGTGTTAATGAAATTGATGAAGCAATTGATAGAGTGGTTGGAGGGCCCGCTAAAAAATCACGTGCAATGACAATGCACGATAAAGAAATTGTTTCTTATCATGAATCTGGTCACGCTTTAATTGGACTAAAATTAGAAAGTGCTTCAAAAGTACAAAAAGTTACAATTATTCCACGTGGTAATGCCGGCGGTTATACTATAATGACTCCAAAAGATGAAACACTATTTTCATCAAAAGCTGACCTATATGCTATGATTGCTGGATATCTAGGTGGTAGAGCTGCTGAAGAAATTAAATTTGGTAAAGATAATGTAACTACTGGAGCTCATGATGATTTTGATAAAGCTACTGCTATTGCTAGAAGAATGGTAATGCAATTTGGTATGTCAGAATTAGGTATTACTAAATTTTTAACTATGGCAGATGAAGCTTATGGAAAAACTGAAGGTAGTTATTCAGAAAAAACAGCTGCTAAAATTGATGCTGAAGTTGAAAGAATTTTAGAAGAATCATATAAATTAGCTATTAAAGTAATTAGTGAAAATATGGAAACTTTAGAATTATTGGCTGAATCATTAAGAATATTAGAAACTATTACATCTGAACAAATTGATTACATTAATAAAAATAAAAAACTTCCAGAAGCTGTAATTTATGAAAAAGAAAAATATAAACAAGAACAAGAAAAAATAAATTCTGGAAAAATTATTGATCTAGATATCAAAGATGTTAAAGAAGATGATAAAGACAAATAATATAAATAAAAACCAAGACCTATAAAGTCTTGGTTTTTTAATACTTAGTTTTAGTCTTTCAATGCATTAATTGGAATTACAATAATTCCATCTTCTTTTCTTTTATATACTAAATTACCAAATCCAACTATTATACATTTATTAATAGGTGCTTTATTTTTACTTCTAGTTATAGCATCAATTGCTTTGTTTAATTGTTTTGCTGCTTGTTCTACTTGATTAAGTCCAAGTTTTATTTCAATAGCACATCATTCACCATTTTTAAATTCAATAACAGCATCTAATTCATTATCTAGATAATCTTGATAATGATAAACTTTACCATATTTGCCTTTAAAACTTTACCAAATTCGTTATATTCAAGATGAAAAGAATATATTGTTCTTTAGTATATTTATTAATTATTTGTTTTTTTGTTGCATCTAATTTTTTAGACTTTTTCTTATTATTTGACACCAGAAAGTATTTCAAAATCCTCATATTTTTTCGTACCTTTGAAATAGCTAAATTCTGAAATAGCCAAATGACTTAATTTTGATTAAAATATTCTATTGTTTTAACATATCTTGAATATCCTTAACTGAAAAGATATTTCATTACTTATGTTTTGTATTAAAGTCTTCATCATTTTCAAACAACACTGCATTAATATCTATAATTTTAAATGCGTCTTAAATTTTTATATCGTGAATAGTAGAACCGTAATATCATAAAAAGATATTTTAAAGCAATAAAATATGTTTTTTTATATTATCGGTGCTATTTACATTAAATTATCATCTTGTATTTTTATAAAATTTTAAATTTATAACTAACATATATTTATTCACTATTTTTAAGAGTTATATTTTAAATTTATAGTTTATGCAGTTTCATTCTTTCTAAAAACCCTTTAACTCGGAGCATTATCAGCTATATTTAAACTGTTTTAGTTAAAGTATATTCAATGCCCTGTTTTTATATTTTGTAATAAATTTTTAAAAGAACCAAAAACTAGAAATTACTTTGATATGATTTTTAGTTATTAACAAATAAAAAACCAAATACCTAATGTATTTGGTTTAATCTTTTATTAGTCATCAACTTCACTTAGCATTGTGCTTGGTTCAGCATTTCTTACTCTTTTTGTTGAAACTCATAAAGAACTAAAGAAAGATACTAGAATTAGTAAAATACAAAATACTACTGATATTCAATAAACATTAATTGGAATTGAAAATCCATTTGCTGAAAACGCCTTATCAATTATTGTTGTACTACTAAATACAATAATTGTTGTAATAAATGAAATTAATAAACTAAATATAGTAGCTACTCCAAGTGTGTAAAACATTACTTGAGTATTTGTATAACCCATTGATCTTAACATTATCATAAATGATTTATATTGAGAAATATAAATATCAGTTATTAGCATAATTAATAATGAAGCACATAACATAATTGCTGTAATTATAATTATTGCTATATAAATAGCGGTTTTAGCTATTTGATTTAATAACTGTTTAGTTTCAAAGGTAAAATCAACATCAACTATACCCGCTTTATAATCACTTAAGTTCATTAGATCTAAAATTGCAATACCTAATCTTTGTTCTGAAATTAATGAAACTGAACTAGTAATAATTAAAGGTTCACTAGAATTTGAAAAGATTGTATTGTAATAGTAATGTGGTGAATAACTAAATGTATCTTTTTGGCTAATAAAAGCTTGCTTTCAAGGATCTTTATTATTTACTTTTAATCAATTTGTAGTTTTATAAGTATTAAATAATTCACCTTTTTTAATGATTTTAGAAGTATCAAATGGCTTGTAATTATAGTTAGTTGATCTACTAATATCAAATCCATATAACATATTAGCTAAATCAGAATCAACTAAAGCATAAGCTTTTCCATAAATATCAATATCATCAACTTTTTGTAGTTTAATTTTTAAATCTTTATTTACATAACTAACATTTTTATTATGTAATTGGATAATAGCTGGAACATTTTTTCTTTTCCCAACAGCTCTTCTATAAAAATGTGGAACTGAATTTAATAACAAGTTAGGAATAGCCTTATCAGCTGAGTGTGGATTAACACCAATAATTTGTTTTTTATCATTTAAAATGAAATATTCATAGTAATTATTAGATCATTTTTCTTGTTGAATAGAAAAATCATAAGGTCTAATAGCTAAATATTTAGTATTATTGTCAATAGTACTAATTGCTGATTTTCAAGCATTTTTAACTGAATTAGGAACTAAATCAGCTTCAAGTTTTCTAATAGCTGGGTATTTATAATTTCTAGTATGATCATCATTTTTATCTAAATCAGAAATTATAGTTTTTAAATCAAGATTATGTTCACTAGATTTATTTCAACCACTTGCATATAATGCAAAATCTTCTCAACTAACTTCATTAGTTATTGGAATAAATAATAATAAGTTTCTTAATTGATAATAAGGTCTAATAAATGACTTGATGATTTGTGCATCGTTATTAATTACAAAATCACCAAATAAAGGAGATTCATCAACAATGTCTTCATGTTGTTTAGCTATTATCTGATTATTTGAATCTTTAGATCAAATATCAATAACTTGTCTTTGAGTAAATTTATTAACATCTAAATTATAAGGATTTAAATAATAATATTTTTCTGTATTATTTTCAACTACTTCATACCCATAAGAAGAATAATTATCTTTAGTATTAATAAATTGAATTGGTTGTTCTTCTCACTTAGCATGCTTATTTACATACTTAGTTTTTAGATAATCTGAATCATCATATATTCAAGCTTGTTTTGG
Encoded here:
- the ftsH gene encoding ATP-dependent zinc metalloprotease FtsH, which translates into the protein MNKKKRKSTIWFWIILIVGFIILISVISITSRGTAQNLTIDQLHSLFKENKAFNNVVLQRNNIQGIDIITGWYNNGSGWTKFVVNTNPNAINSFNVLDKAFSDFIWRSNTTRYTESSWFSLLSSLLPMFILILFYIGLFYFMAKSGAAGAGASGLFGMGKNKARREKSNVKFSDVAGIEEEKSELVELVDYLKQPAKYASAGARAPKGVLMEGPPGTGKTLLAKAVAGEANVSFFSIAGSEFEEMFVGVGASRVREMFNEAKKSAPAIIFIDEIDAVGRKRNSAIGTGTNEQTLNQLLVELDGFETNSGIIVMAATNRVDVLDPALLRPGRFDRVIQVSLPDIKEREQILKLHARNKKIDPSIDWHRIAERTPGFSGAQLENVLNEAAILMVREGKTVIGVNEIDEAIDRVVGGPAKKSRAMTMHDKEIVSYHESGHALIGLKLESASKVQKVTIIPRGNAGGYTIMTPKDETLFSSKADLYAMIAGYLGGRAAEEIKFGKDNVTTGAHDDFDKATAIARRMVMQFGMSELGITKFLTMADEAYGKTEGSYSEKTAAKIDAEVERILEESYKLAIKVISENMETLELLAESLRILETITSEQIDYINKNKKLPEAVIYEKEKYKQEQEKINSGKIIDLDIKDVKEDDKDK
- the tmk gene encoding dTMP kinase, whose product is MFITFEGMDGSGKTTALLKVKEELERLNYKVLITREPGGEVIAEQIRQIILDNKNKDMDAWTEALLFIASRNQHLQKVIKPALEKNIIVISDRFIDSTSAYQGSARNIGVDVVSEVQQIVLKNCLPDLTLFFDVSFSEAEKRMQIRGESSKNRLDKEENNFKQKVYQGYLELVKNNPKRIKVIDANKDIDQVYNQAIKIILEKLKENEKRTSN
- the recR gene encoding recombination mediator RecR yields the protein MPESIFNEIVESIRTNEGLTKKTSERLLVNLLLNKDKLDEFINQLNKVNQLISTCKICGYLSENNKCLVCSLDNRNQNTICIVSTILDAKNIENANKYKGVYHILNGEINLNKNITFDKLNISSIFKRINDDTEIILALNSTFEGELTANYLYKLLSTKNIKITRLAKGIPMGASLDYMDEFTLQSAFINRKKYGE
- a CDS encoding tRNA1(Val) (adenine(37)-N6)-methyltransferase — translated: MKVLNDLLGYKNRKLYQDNKMFNFTLDSVLVARFCNLNSKKKKICDFGTNNAVIPLILSKYTKAKIIGVEIQNKAVEIANENIKLNGLEDQIEIVHADIKEFSKLHNQEFDLVVCNPPFFKMDGNPKLKEISLEVANARHEILITLEDIIKSASRCLKNKGNFTIVHRSERLSEIINLFYKYNIYPKRLRLIQSKKTDNAKMILLDGIYQGNEGMEILPTLITHNDDETYTDELLKYFHD
- a CDS encoding DUF3800 domain-containing protein encodes the protein MTYYLNFYLDESGNAISDFFVVGGFYLNDSDYQNIQVYESKIKSNILKTEKSIRNYRNNFETDLKPYELKKEVKWNNLSLNNKKALSSKIRFNNQTNISMISSLKDWQSKYSKQINLEAIYNMMVKNLIERTIKSLSIKKIIKNKDILNIKVYIDQRRISVKNKNNKQQKFEALEGYLKTYFYWNLHFKDIQVKVVQFESISHPLIRYADYLVGSIASMCNFLNNSDKSWYQNADLIFEQMHKKVPCTCSQTIVKQSKIIEQIISLCQKHNHIRESKN
- the tilS gene encoding tRNA lysidine(34) synthetase TilS, which produces MNLFNIDTNKKYLLAISGGPDSVFLLCNIVKIIDSKNLVVCHVNYNFRSDSINDQKIVINLCKKFDLKLEILNINKDYSLLKENFESWARFQRYDFFNKIAKKYQIYNLLVAHNFNDLIETYLLQLQRNNLVDYYGLKTVSHYKDLVVYRPLLDIKKSEILDYLKTNQISYAIDSTNTDIKYQRNKIRSIIDESIFIDIKNQIDIDNKKLETIKKIVNNYLEHNLTNKELILNKELFLLESNIIKRIIYKYFKLINKEKLLINRSNKTISEVAKRLVESNKSFWKINLNDHSLIKDYKKLFVIKNSLLEAKTIIINNLDDLANQTSFKDIKEIEQIIVREKKFSYVISNDYEAYKSITTIRNKKTNRYFIDRKISYKTRFLAPVVYNIKDKIILNKVKKHY
- a CDS encoding MurR/RpiR family transcriptional regulator, with protein sequence MDAKKVIFKLDQLAKERGTTIGNISKVILNNLELITNLTIYKVADLCFVSPSTITRVCQKYLDISGFSELQILIRVYLNEQEKQDKDEKEGKKISKFTEIKDAINVTDALIDIAEVDKIVRTLYSTKTVALISYDNSVKHAVAELAEKMNLIGIPPVIINQQTDLDYFTKISDLNWLFIVISHFAENSTTFQSILQLKKNGSKIALISMNKQNKYSSVCDYWVKYAVSDDDPLQKIKHSANFSLLYVVQVLFNRILKNDKQRFEKIIKTLKID
- a CDS encoding DNA polymerase III subunit delta, translated to MKKEQVISRLKKLIDNNKLFSNIILNCKNEQISLDVVEQIIYYAFSKNLENIDFDKLKEQIKNNTHIDILTIGNNNLVITNQEVLNLINKMSLSAIGKQNIKFFIIKNAQNLKQSAANSLLKFLEEPPINTYGILLTNNYSEIINTIWSRCQLINIDNETKIDNKLNRFEELLISKNKDEILLFNKEMKAMNKNELVKMIDDAYNRTIIYQFTNLISCTLELLDDLKFLPLTNIAIDNYLIRIVEQI